The genomic stretch GGGACGGCCAATGTCAGTACTACTGAATAACTGGCTGTCTGTTTCACGTTAGTTTTAAGGGAGTATTTCCCACATAGCCAGATGGCTTCACTGCTCTTGCTACCACATCTTAGCCCTGTGGAAAGCATGAGATTACAGTGTGCTATTTTGTGTCGTCACAATTGGCAAGACATGCTACTGACCCGTGCAGTCTTGGTATcggtcacagacacacacgtcgTAATTCCTCATTCTGCGCTGTAACAGGGATGTGGATTATTGCATGTGAACTGGAGGAGATGATGGTTGTCTCAACAGAATAGAGTCTATGGAATGATGGAATGCAGGTTTCGACCCCCGATGTTCAGACTAACTGAGAGACGACCAGGAAATGAAGGAAAAGCTTGTAATCCTCCCGATTAGAGCACATGCACGACCGTAACTCCACCTTCCCTTATTTTACAGAAATAAGGAACAGAAAAACGTTATTTACCCCATCAATTTTTCAGTGAGACCACCTACATTTGTCACGTTGCACATATTAAACATCTATCCCAGGTTACCCCACACGAATTACTCTTATagtatgtgtttatatgtgtgtgtgtgtgtttgtgtgtgcctgccCTCACTCTAGTGCATTATCTGCACATGTGTCTATTCTGGTGCTGTCAGGCCCGTTGTCATGTTCGGAGGGCTTCTCCGAGCTGGGCTACTACAACGGCTCCGTGTCGCAGACCCACTCCGGCTTCCCTTGTCTGAAGTGGACGGAGTTCCCGGACTACATGCTGCAGTACCCGGGCAGAGGGCTGGGCGACCACGGCTACTGCAGGAACCCTGACAGCGAGTCCAGGCCCTGGTGCTTCTTCAGACACCGCTCTGGAGCCATCAGCTGGGCCTACTGTGACTGCCAGCAGGGTGAGGCTCTCCTCCACTGGGTTTGGATTGGCATTGGATTTTCACATAATACGCTCCAAACGTACCGTACGTCTATCGTGTATGACCAAGTAACCTCTTATTTTAAGGTGCGAAAATAAGTTAGTCAGGATTTGCTTTAAATTGAGGTCTGTTTTTTATGTACCTTTTGAATAGCAATTTACATTCTTTACCTGCTAAAGTAAGAGTATTTGCCTGCTTACTGCTGGGAAGCACATGTCTGATCCTGTCTGTCTGATCCTGTCTGTCTGATCCTGTCTGTCTGATCCTGTCTGTTGTATTGGTGTTCTGGTTTGGCTGTCCATCTGCTTTAGTTGTCTGTACTTTtctgttgtttattttttgtacCTAAGAACATCAGGTTGCAAGTTAAAAAAGCAACCAGGGATGTGTGTGAAGGCTATTTTGGTTTGCAAACTGTTACTAGATCACTTAAAAATGTTAGTTATTACATCCATCATGCCCAGTATAACCACACACATCACGCCCAGTATAACCTCACACATCAACACCGGTGCATCCCCAGACAGTGTAACCTTAGCCTAGACTAGACAACATATAACATGACGTATATCGAGTTTGttgcttttttacattttctgaGATATAACTATATCTAAAGCAAAAGTCTAAAGCCACAAtagaagtggtgtgtgtgtgtgtcatttacTGAACGCTTATTTTACTCTCAGTCTTTTGACCAAGAGTTCAGTCGGTCTGCTTGGTCTAGTGTGGTCTGCCTGTCCTGGTAATGTGCTATGGCTctctttgattcatctgtctgGCTTCTGGCGATGTACGTTCACGTATTTGACGTGTGGATGTCTGTGTAAATCCTTCGAGACAGTGTGGCCATTAGCCGCCTGCCGATCTTCATGCTGATTGGTCATCGCTGTCCTGTGTGTGCTGCCCTGAGCAGGACTACTGGTGACAACTGGTGATGCTATGGTTATTCTGTCTGCCTCTGGCTACCTTCTCCTTTCAGACTAACATTTCTTGCATCAattgcacacatacatatgcacttATACTGTTtaagtacgtgtgtgtgtatgtgtgtgtgtgtgtgtgtgtgtgtgtccttgtgtgtctcCTTGTCTGTGTATGCACACGGATCAGCATGGATCTTTATTTACTTGCCAAGCTTAAAATACTGTATGTTGATTTACTCTAAGACATAAATAAATGCCCTTGCTTGTGTTCATTTCAAGCTGTAATAGTAGAGTTGCTTTtatggtctgtgtatgtgtactcTTATATTTACTAGTGTGTGATCAGAAAAACACTGGCTGCTGTGTGAACCAATAAAAATGTTTAAGTGACTGTATTCAGGCGCTGCCAGGCTTGTGGGAGGCCCGTCCAACAAGAGTGGTCGTCTGGAGATTTATCTGAATGGCCAGTGGGGGGCAGTGTGTGACACACACCTGACTGACCGAGACGCAAGTGTCATCTGTCGACAGCTTGGTCAAGGGTATAAGACTTCACACTTGCTCCTCTTGACATTTGGTTGTGTGTACGTTCTCCACAGATGTCTAATAGCGCCCGTACGTCTCTCTGGAGgagaaatgtaaatgtaataatcTGCTTGTTGCTGTGCAGCGAGATTGGAACCGCTCTCAAACACTCCTACTTTGGACCCGGGTCCGGGCTCTTCCACTACGAACGTCTCGGCTGCCGTGGCAATGAGAACTCTCCGTTAGAGTGCCGGAACAGGAGGTTTGTCTCTGGCGACTGTAACCATGGAAACGAAGCCGGAGTCGTGTGTGCGGTACCTGATGGTGAGTTAGGTTTCTTCACGTTTGTTTTCTTTCATGTTTCTTTTGGCTTTTCTAATAAGGCAAAGGAATGGTCCTTAACAGTAAGGATAGTAGCAGTaatattaatgtaattaaatgGACTAAATTAATTTAGTGTTATAGCTTCTCTTTGATTAATTCTCTATAGCTCGGTGTTGTTTAACAGATGTCCAGGTGTCTTCTAGCGTCCCACCTGGAGTTTCTGCTTATTACTTTCATCTTATTACTTTCAAGTACCTCAGAAAGCCtcaggacgagacacagaagtggtgtgtgtgtgtgtgtgtgtgtgtgtgtgtgtgtgtgtgtgtgtgtgtgtgtgtgtgtgtgtgtgtgtgtgtgtgtgtgtgtgtgtgtgtgtgtgtgtgtgtgtgtgtgtgtgtgtgtgtgtgttcgcacaGCCGGAGAGAGCAACTACTTGGGTAGACACAGGTATATTTAGAGTCAGCTTGAATGTTTCACAGGAACATTAGACGCCAGAGAGGAACGAGAGAGATCTGAGGCCACAGTGGAGAGACATCCAATACACTGAACCATACAAACAGAACCATCCAATACACTGCACCATACAAACAGAACCATTCAATACACTGCACCATACAAACAGAACCATCCAATACACTGCACCATAATAACAGAACCATTCAATACACTGCACCATACAAACAGAATCATCCAATACACTGCACCATACAAACAGAACCATTCAAGGAATCAATATAGCATTTGATATACAGGAAGACACATCAATCATAATCTATCATTTTATATAGGTGTCTGTTATGCTGTGGCATAAAATGTTCAAGCTCTATATAAAAGGACTGGACAATACAAGTGGTTTTCATTTATATTCGTTCGGTTGTGTGATTTTTATTGACAAGAGTGTCCACACATGCTCTTGCTCAGGATATGGCGCCCCCTTGAGGCTGGTGGGAGGTCTGGAGGACTTTGAGGGGAGAGTGGAAGTGTATCATAATGGAAAATGGGGCACCATCTGTGACGACCATTGGGATGATATTGATGCTGAGGTGGTCTGCAGGCAACTTGGACTGGGGTAAGAAGCAGACCTTTTAGGACTGTGGGAATACATTTCTAATACTTTCTTAAGTATATCTTCAGCACTAAAATGGATTTGTGAGGTGTTCTTTTGTCAGCAGGTTAGCCTTTAAAATAGTATGCAATAAATTTCAATGTATTAAGAATATAAAATTCTTAATACATtgaaaatatattattatttatttgtaagCTTCAATAAAAGTAACAAAGATATCTGCTGTACACAGCTCTGAAAGTTCTCAGTGTTTTCAATTCATGCaacatacacaatcacacatacacagaatgAGTGAACTTTATGAATATAGATGTGGGGAAGGAGGCATGAATGATTGATGGGCTCTAGGAGTGTGTTTGCATTAAATGAGCAGATGGAGAAGGAGAGTGGACCACTGCATGTTCCATTAGTCTGATCCCCCTCAGCGTCAGCACTGtggagcccacacacacacacacacacacacaatagttgAAGGCTTTGAGAGAGAAGAACAGcttacgcacgcacacacacacacacacacacacacacacacacaaaatagttGAATGCtttgagagaggagaagagcttacacacacacacacacacacacacacaatagttgAAGGCTTTGAGAGAGAAGAACAGattacgcatgcacacacacacacacacacaaaatagtttttgagagaggagaagagcttatgcacacacacacacacaaaaattgaAGGTTTtgagagaggagaacagcttacatatgcacacacacacacacacaaaatagttgaatgctttaaaagaggagaagagcttacacacacacacacacacacacaatagttgAAGGCTATAAGAGAGGAGAACAGCttacgcacatacacgcacacacacaatagttGAAGGGTTTGAGAGGGGAGAACAGCTTatgcatgcacccacacacacacatacacagacaccctacacacgcacacacacacgtacacacacacacacacgtacacatacacaacacaaacagaggTGTGAGAGGGGAacagcttacacacacatatgcacacacacaatacaaactCAGAGCTGTGTGAGAGGGGAacagcttacacacacatatgcacacacacaacacaaactcagAGCTGTGTGAGAGGGGAacagcttacacacacatatgcacacacacaacacaaactcagAGCTGTGTGAGAGGGGAacagcttacacacacatatgcacacacacaacacaaactcagAGCTGTGTGAGAGGGGAacagcttacacacacatatgcacacacacaacacaaactctGAGCTGTGAGAGGGGAACagcttacacacacagagagttgTTTTCTCCATGTATTGTCCTTCCCAATTATGGCACAAGCACTTCTTTACAATCTTATTTTCTTGAGGGCTTAAGTTGTTTCTATATTTCTTGGTAAGGTCACTTGTAAATAAATAGTTTCCTCTCTTTCCTGACATTTCTGTTCATTTGTTTCTGTGCACTTGCTGTGTGGAGGCAGCTATAACTCCACCTGTGTACCGGGAGctgagcatgcatgtgtgtgtgtgtgtgatgtggggttCAGCGGTGTGCCAAAGGCGTGGACGTGGTCTCACTTTGGCCCGGGCTCCGGGCCTGTCCTGCTGGACGAGCTGCAGTGCACAGGAAACGAACTGTCTCTGGAGGAGTGTCCTCATGCGCCCTGGGGTCAACACAACTGCGACCACATGGAGGACGCAGGAGTGTCCTGCAACCCGTACACAGGTGAACAGACACCGCGTGGTGTGTTCAGCTCATCATGCTACATCAGCGGTGCCGCTCTGCATGTCCCAACATGTTACAGCAGTAAAACTGACTGTGTAGGACATTCACTGCTTAGAAGTAGAACTAGAAATCATACAAAACAAATGTGCATGCATAAAAAGAGACCCGACTGCAGGCTGGATCTCTAGCATCAGCAAAAAGGTCACGACCCAGAACACCTTAGATGAAGAGATATCATTATTAATCTAGCAAAAGACCAAAGTAAGGGACTTGCAGGAAAGTTTGAGGAGATGAACTGTGTTGTAGATGGCGTGATACGTCTGGTGGGAGCAGGTGGTCCGTGGGAGGGGCGTCTGGAGGTCTACCACTCCAGAGAGTGGGGCACGGTGTGTGACGACGGCTGGACTGAGCGCCACGCCCAGGTGGTGTGTCGACAGCTTGGCTTCAGGTGGGCATGGAGGTGTAATGAACATAAATGTCATCATCCGAGGCAATGTTGTTAGCAAGGTTCCAGATGTACTCTtaagtgttttttttccctcagtGAGCTAATTAAAGAAAGTGACACATAACCCTGGAGCGAACCTGCTGCTGCATAAAGTTTTAATCACATTTTCTTACAATCTTAcataattacatttataaaaaggATTTTATATCATGTATTTTAACAGTGATACACCATTTCTGCCAAGGGTCAATTAGTTAAAGACTTCTAACTTGATTATGTATTGTATTCTCACTTCTAATTGATTGTTTGCCATTGGAAATAATTATGAATGAATAATGAATCGTCTGTTCCTCGCAGCTGTGATTATGAGACGTGTCATGTAGTAACCAAAGAGTCAGCATTAAGGTGTTGTTATGTAATGAATAAGTCAGAAGGACAAGGGGTTACAGGTTAAATAATACCTATGCTGTGCATTCAGAAAATGGCAGTAGTAATGCAGTGATGTGTCCAGCAGAGGGCGTGCTGAGGTGGTTCCCGGTGGTGCGTTTGAGGAGGGCACAGGGCTGATTCTGCTGGATGAGGTGAGCTGTGAAGGGGGAGAGAGCTCCCTGCTGGAGTGCGCCCATGCAGAGTGGGGGCGCCATGACTGTGCCCATAGCGAGGATGTGGGCATAcgctgtgagagagagggaggcaccAACCACATTTCTGTGGTTCCTTCGGTCTCAGGTAAGCACCATGATTTCTTATATGCCCACGGTACATGAGCACAACATACTGACACCTAAAgacatgtttgtttatatagcactttcTACAACACGCGTCTCAAAGCAGCTCTACAAAGTTATGGGTCCAGGTCTCTAATGAACAAGCCGAGGGCGACAGTTGAAAGACAAAACTGCACCCACATCATCATCTCAAACCTGAGTGGATGCATGAagtggctggatgacagcatcaacattaGCAGAAAACTATGACCTGGGGCACCAGGCTCTGAACGTTTATATGCAGACGGCTAACCTAAACCTTGAGCAAATAAGTTGCCTTTAGCCTGGATTTAAAAACTGGGAGTGTGTCTGAGTCTAGGATTAAAGCTAGCAGGCTTTTCTTTAACTAAGGGGTTTTATAAGAGAAGGCTCTTACCACCGGCTATAATCTTATTAATTCAAGTGACTAAGAGAAAACCTGTATTTTGAGAGCACAGCAGGCAATTTCATTCCTTGGTTTTGAACCATAGAGGGGTGCTGTACTTACATTTACCACATTGCTGATCACATTATACCCAGAGACCTTCCAGACTCATGCTACAGCCTAACCCTAGAACTAACCCTTCACCTATCCTTAAAACAAACCCTAACCCAGAACGAATCCTGACCCTAACCTtaaaactaaccctaaccctagtgtgGCGCTACGCTTAATGGACTCTTTGCATTTAACACAGTTCATGAGAGTGGAACGCACCTGCTGAGTTGGTACAGGTGTATTAGTGTGGGCAGATGCATGCTGGGATGCCCCGGGCTGCCGATGAAAAggcctgaccccccccccccccctttcaggTCCACTGCtgcggttggtggatggagagagccgcagagaggggagagtggaggtgttcatggaggggcagtggggcagcgtgtgtgatgACGGCTGGAATGACGTCAATGCCGGCGTGGTCTGCAGGCAGCTGGGCTTTGTGTGAGTGACCTGGAGCCTCCGAatgctttaggttctagcgcaCACGCTGCTAGGTTGCTGAATATGTCGCGCTGTTCCTGTCAGCGGAGTGTCGAAGTCGCGCTCCACTGCGTATTTCGGAGAAGGCCGGGGTCCCATCCACCTGGACAACGTGAGGTGCGCGGGGACGGAGTCGTCTCTGGGCCAGTGCCCCGCCCACGGCTCGCACGCGCACAACTGCAGACACAGCGAGGACGCTGGTGTCGTCTGCGACTACGTCCCGCAGTCGGCGGGAGACAGCGCCATGGCAACGCCACCGTGCGGGCTGAGGCCCGGCACACAGCGACGGAGGAGGAGGATCATCGGAGGAGATAAGTCGCTACGGTAACAGACTCCTGCTGAGAAAGGACAAATCATATTGGAGAGTAAGGGAGCCGTGGCAACGCAGCCGCCACACGCCCCGTAAGGGCTGCTGGACTGGGTGGAAACGTTGATGTGCACTTCAGCGGAGTGAATTGTGTGTATTGAATGTGAAAAGGGGAGAATATAAACTCTGCCTTGTCATATCTGTGGAGTTATTTATTCACTAGAAGGAAAGGACTTGATTTATATGTAAAACACATCCCCCGGGCTGGATTCATTTTCAGTGTTGTCCTCTCCCTGAATGATAAAGCAAGCTGGAAATTGAGTCAAACCTGTAGTATGTGTTTTAGTCTCATCTCTGCAATCTATCACGCACCCTCAAGACCAGTGACAGGTCATATTCATGCATACCAATCACTTTATACATGCATTATTAAATTTCTATTCTGTTATAACATTAAGTATGCACAGTAGAATTCCTCTCATGACATTAAACATTAATAAGGAGAATATTGCACTAACCTTATACGTTTAATGCTTCATTCAAGGTATAAAGTCTTAAGCAGCTTTGATTTCCTAGTGCACATCTGTATGAACTGGACAGAGCCACATTTCTTCCATTTGGGAAAGTAGAAAGCATCTTTCTTTTAGTGAATGAAGCAACTATATATAGACTTGACAGGATAGGATTTATTACCCTCTTCTTATAATGTGCCTCTAAACaaaagtgctgtgtgtgtgtgtgtgtgtgtgtgtgtgtgtgtgtgtgtgtgtgtgtgtgtgtgtgtgtgtgtgtgtgtgtgtgtgtttagaggggACTGGCCCTGGCAGGCTTCTCTGTGGCTGAGGTCTCAGTCCAAGAGGAACCATCCCCTGTGTGGCGCTACACTCATCGACGCCTGTTGGGTCGTCACCGCCGCTCATTGCTTTAAGAGGTGAGATGCAGACATCTAGTGGTTCTGCGTGAAATTACTCTCCTGACCCAGTTCAGACTCGTTATGACAGATGATGCAACTTTACTACTAAACATTTTCCCCTTTGATACCTGACATTAGGACCTCaccttctctctgtttctctccctctctctctctcactctctctctctctgtcaggttTGGCACTGATCCCTCCCGCTACGTGCTGCGATTAGGGGACTACCACACGGAGGAGAGGGACGACTTTGAGCGCTCTCTCTCGCCCGAGCGCATCGTCATTCACAGGAAGTACCACAGCCAGGGCTGGGAGTACGACATCGCCCTGCTGCGGCTGCCCGGTGCCCACGGCAACTGCGTGGCCTTCAACCCCCACACGAACACCGCCTGCCTTCCTGCCCGCCGCCACGGGAGAGCCAAGCGACCGTCCGCCTGCGTCATCACCGGCTGGGGAGTGACAGGTACGAGAGCGCCGCCCTTGTGGCGAGAGCAGACCTCACCCCGCGCGCCCTGCCTGACTAATGCTAACGTGAGTGCCCGCTGACCCGAggtgtgctgcgtgtgtgtcCCTCCCAGACTTGGAGTACTCCCGCACGCTGCTGCAAGCCTGGCTCCCTCTGCTGCCCTCCTGGAGGTGTAAGAAACGCTACGGCACCCGCTTCACCGCCCGCATGCTCTGCGCCGGCAGCCTCTCCCGCAGTCGCCGGGTGGACAGTTGCCAGGGCGACAGCGGTGGCCCGCTGGTGTGCCAGGGCGAGGACGGGCGCTGGACGCTAACCGGGGTCATTTCCTGGGGTCATGGCTGCGGCGACCCCAGCTACCCTGGGGTGTACACTCGGGTCAGCAGGTTTCTGAAGTGGATAGAGAAAGTCACCCTGAGTCCTGCTTAAGTCTGACATTACAGTCTGGTTGCAGCTTAATCCTCGTTAACATACTGCACTTAAAGTCTGTACTCCCCGTGAGGGGAGCTACGGCTAAACTCAGAAGGTTCGTTGTCGGGCGAACGCGCCCGGCTTCGTCTCATTGCACATTCTACTGCTGACATCAGTCCATTTTAGTTGTGCTTGTTTACACTTGAATAGAAAACCACAAGGCAGGGAGGTTGACACATACCTCTACAGGATGAATGAAAGCAGGGAGGTGTACACATACTGTACCTTGACATTGTCAATGACATTCTTGAGGTACAAGTGTACTAATTGAGCAGAATCATTAAGGTTGAACCCGCCTTGAGACTATATAGAGAATATGTGCATATATATCAATATGATAAGGTATATTAAAACCATAGTGCACTTAAGTGTCAGCCATGTTAGTGGAAGATATTCTCTGATATGTTGAGTTTCAAAGTGAGTTTTGAATTTGATTTGAAACTCAGAATTTGTGGTCAGAGGTCTTATGTTTATAGATTCAAGTTGATATTTGTATGTCGTGTTAAATTCATCTCCATTCCAGTAGAGAATATTTAATTAGTTCTCAGTGTAATTATTATCCATACTCATATGAAAGTACACAGATTGCACAAAACTGGACGTCATCAATGGTCAGTTTATCAGTTGTGAAATttgttaaatatatatttaatccACATGTTTTTGACTTGGCACTAACTTGATCATAGTATGAAACACACCAAGAACCAACCAGTTTCTTACCCACACATAACCTCTTTGAATGGCATAAGCATAAGATTAATGGGTCATCTGTAATATCTGTTTGTAGGAAACTGGAATGAAATTGGACTTTTTCATCTATTAATACACAAAATATTGCAGCAAAACTGAGTTGAAAATAACGTGTACTGTATTATGTTGAGTCTTTGTTTATGCTTTAGtttgtgttatttatttttgtgtatcATGTTGACAGCTACCATTGTGTTTATAGAAATAATCATCACTGTCATGTAACTCATGTTATCAGTGAAATTTCTCTTTGGACTGTGCACTATGTTGTATATCACATTAAGTGCTGTTTTCCTTAAAGCTCAAGTTTagtatttttccacccatacatTATTAAGTTGCTGTTTCTCCCCGCTTGGTATTGTAACAGCACAGTCTTGCTGATAGCTTTAGTGCACAAAAACATCTCCTTTCCTGTCTCTTCTCACTGTGCCTAAACACACTCCAGAGATGCTTATTTAAGCCTTATAAATCGccttaaaaaagaaaacaaacaggaaATGTCAATAAGATCTATT from Brachyhypopomus gauderio isolate BG-103 chromosome 15, BGAUD_0.2, whole genome shotgun sequence encodes the following:
- the LOC143476812 gene encoding neurotrypsin isoform X1, giving the protein MAIGTISGLLSFAALNYLLLYVLGEVTQQDDYLNTLQSSGPLSCSEGFSELGYYNGSVSQTHSGFPCLKWTEFPDYMLQYPGRGLGDHGYCRNPDSESRPWCFFRHRSGAISWAYCDCQQGAARLVGGPSNKSGRLEIYLNGQWGAVCDTHLTDRDASVICRQLGQGEIGTALKHSYFGPGSGLFHYERLGCRGNENSPLECRNRRFVSGDCNHGNEAGVVCAVPDGYGAPLRLVGGLEDFEGRVEVYHNGKWGTICDDHWDDIDAEVVCRQLGLGGVPKAWTWSHFGPGSGPVLLDELQCTGNELSLEECPHAPWGQHNCDHMEDAGVSCNPYTDGVIRLVGAGGPWEGRLEVYHSREWGTVCDDGWTERHAQVVCRQLGFSRGRAEVVPGGAFEEGTGLILLDEVSCEGGESSLLECAHAEWGRHDCAHSEDVGIRCEREGGTNHISVVPSVSGPLLRLVDGESRREGRVEVFMEGQWGSVCDDGWNDVNAGVVCRQLGFVGVSKSRSTAYFGEGRGPIHLDNVRCAGTESSLGQCPAHGSHAHNCRHSEDAGVVCDYVPQSAGDSAMATPPCGLRPGTQRRRRRIIGGDKSLRGDWPWQASLWLRSQSKRNHPLCGATLIDACWVVTAAHCFKRFGTDPSRYVLRLGDYHTEERDDFERSLSPERIVIHRKYHSQGWEYDIALLRLPGAHGNCVAFNPHTNTACLPARRHGRAKRPSACVITGWGVTDLEYSRTLLQAWLPLLPSWRCKKRYGTRFTARMLCAGSLSRSRRVDSCQGDSGGPLVCQGEDGRWTLTGVISWGHGCGDPSYPGVYTRVSRFLKWIEKVTLSPA
- the LOC143476812 gene encoding neurotrypsin isoform X2; protein product: MAIGTISGLLSFAALNYLLLYVLGEVTQQDDYLNTLQSSGPLSCSEGFSELGYYNGSVSQTHSGFPCLKWTEFPDYMLQYPGRGLGDHGYCRNPDSESRPWCFFRHRSGAISWAYCDCQQGAARLVGGPSNKSGRLEIYLNGQWGAVCDTHLTDRDASVICRQLGQGEIGTALKHSYFGPGSGLFHYERLGCRGNENSPLECRNRRFVSGDCNHGNEAGVVCAVPDGYGAPLRLVGGLEDFEGRVEVYHNGKWGTICDDHWDDIDAEVVCRQLGLGGVPKAWTWSHFGPGSGPVLLDELQCTGNELSLEECPHAPWGQHNCDHMEDAGVSCNPYTDGVIRLVGAGGPWEGRLEVYHSREWGTVCDDGWTERHAQVVCRQLGFRGRAEVVPGGAFEEGTGLILLDEVSCEGGESSLLECAHAEWGRHDCAHSEDVGIRCEREGGTNHISVVPSVSGPLLRLVDGESRREGRVEVFMEGQWGSVCDDGWNDVNAGVVCRQLGFVGVSKSRSTAYFGEGRGPIHLDNVRCAGTESSLGQCPAHGSHAHNCRHSEDAGVVCDYVPQSAGDSAMATPPCGLRPGTQRRRRRIIGGDKSLRGDWPWQASLWLRSQSKRNHPLCGATLIDACWVVTAAHCFKRFGTDPSRYVLRLGDYHTEERDDFERSLSPERIVIHRKYHSQGWEYDIALLRLPGAHGNCVAFNPHTNTACLPARRHGRAKRPSACVITGWGVTDLEYSRTLLQAWLPLLPSWRCKKRYGTRFTARMLCAGSLSRSRRVDSCQGDSGGPLVCQGEDGRWTLTGVISWGHGCGDPSYPGVYTRVSRFLKWIEKVTLSPA
- the LOC143476812 gene encoding neurotrypsin isoform X3 produces the protein MLQYPGRGLGDHGYCRNPDSESRPWCFFRHRSGAISWAYCDCQQGAARLVGGPSNKSGRLEIYLNGQWGAVCDTHLTDRDASVICRQLGQGEIGTALKHSYFGPGSGLFHYERLGCRGNENSPLECRNRRFVSGDCNHGNEAGVVCAVPDGYGAPLRLVGGLEDFEGRVEVYHNGKWGTICDDHWDDIDAEVVCRQLGLGGVPKAWTWSHFGPGSGPVLLDELQCTGNELSLEECPHAPWGQHNCDHMEDAGVSCNPYTDGVIRLVGAGGPWEGRLEVYHSREWGTVCDDGWTERHAQVVCRQLGFSRGRAEVVPGGAFEEGTGLILLDEVSCEGGESSLLECAHAEWGRHDCAHSEDVGIRCEREGGTNHISVVPSVSGPLLRLVDGESRREGRVEVFMEGQWGSVCDDGWNDVNAGVVCRQLGFVGVSKSRSTAYFGEGRGPIHLDNVRCAGTESSLGQCPAHGSHAHNCRHSEDAGVVCDYVPQSAGDSAMATPPCGLRPGTQRRRRRIIGGDKSLRGDWPWQASLWLRSQSKRNHPLCGATLIDACWVVTAAHCFKRFGTDPSRYVLRLGDYHTEERDDFERSLSPERIVIHRKYHSQGWEYDIALLRLPGAHGNCVAFNPHTNTACLPARRHGRAKRPSACVITGWGVTDLEYSRTLLQAWLPLLPSWRCKKRYGTRFTARMLCAGSLSRSRRVDSCQGDSGGPLVCQGEDGRWTLTGVISWGHGCGDPSYPGVYTRVSRFLKWIEKVTLSPA